The following coding sequences lie in one Flavobacterium sediminis genomic window:
- a CDS encoding efflux RND transporter periplasmic adaptor subunit produces MKKIVIPIVVLSTMLFVACGGDNREKVAELKPVAVKVAGTAETEEGTYVSASGKIEAENSANLSTRMMGYVTKLNVKVGQKVRKGQLLISVNNTDLQAKKAQVEASIIQAQAAYNNAKKDYDRFVNLFAQQSASQKELDDMTARYEMAKAGLEAAKQMRNEVNAQFAYANISAPFDGVVTNTFVKEGDMANPGMPLVSVEGAKKLQVTAMVSESDITLIKEGMKVNVLVKSLNQQLTGKVSEVSLSAKNTGGQYLVKIDLDKADVKILSGMFVNVQFPIERTATQQEVSDVVLIPQSALVKQGQLTGVYTVGSGNVAVLRWLRLGKNFGDQVEVLSGLNGKEQYIVSAEGKLFNGAKVQIK; encoded by the coding sequence ATGAAAAAAATAGTTATCCCTATAGTTGTATTGTCTACTATGTTGTTTGTAGCATGTGGTGGCGATAATAGAGAAAAAGTAGCTGAGCTAAAGCCGGTTGCTGTAAAAGTAGCCGGAACGGCTGAGACTGAAGAAGGAACTTATGTTTCGGCAAGTGGTAAGATTGAAGCGGAAAACAGTGCAAATCTTAGTACCCGAATGATGGGCTATGTGACTAAATTAAATGTTAAAGTAGGTCAAAAAGTACGTAAGGGACAATTGTTAATTAGCGTAAACAATACAGATCTTCAGGCTAAAAAAGCACAAGTGGAAGCTTCTATTATCCAAGCACAAGCTGCTTATAACAATGCGAAGAAAGATTACGATCGCTTTGTGAATTTATTTGCACAACAAAGTGCTTCACAAAAAGAGCTGGATGATATGACAGCTCGTTACGAAATGGCAAAAGCCGGTTTAGAAGCGGCAAAACAAATGCGTAACGAAGTAAATGCTCAGTTTGCTTATGCTAATATTTCCGCTCCTTTTGATGGTGTAGTAACCAACACGTTTGTGAAAGAAGGAGATATGGCAAATCCGGGAATGCCTTTAGTAAGTGTAGAAGGAGCTAAAAAATTACAAGTAACTGCCATGGTTTCTGAGAGTGATATTACTTTGATCAAAGAAGGTATGAAAGTGAATGTTTTGGTAAAATCATTAAACCAGCAGCTAACAGGTAAAGTATCAGAAGTGAGCTTATCAGCTAAAAATACCGGTGGACAATATTTAGTGAAGATCGATTTAGATAAAGCGGATGTTAAAATTTTATCGGGAATGTTTGTAAATGTTCAGTTTCCGATAGAGAGAACAGCAACACAGCAAGAAGTATCTGATGTGGTTCTGATTCCGCAAAGTGCTTTAGTTAAACAAGGACAATTAACCGGAGTTTATACGGTAGGAAGTGGTAATGTAGCCGTGTTGAGATGGTTGCGTTTAGGAAAAAACTTTGGAGATCAGGTAGAAGTTTTATCGGGTTTAAACGGTAAAGAACAATACATTGTTTCTGCTGAAGGAAAATTGTTTAATGGAGCTAAAGTTCAAATTAAATAA